The following coding sequences lie in one Oculatellaceae cyanobacterium genomic window:
- the recG gene encoding ATP-dependent DNA helicase RecG has translation MTQSPDWVRLQKALSVEAEYGFTDLVGKQYRFSEFLCLSFGQTPTVITALERRRWQEMASQFARYPQLTLLERQHLVAEARQFIEQIEQGTAGAGMQGRRGAGEKIYNEQLKTQVKQPPTTPIVKTNLEANSGYYPSLDQPLTKVAEIGVRKGGYLTKLNLYTVRDLLFYYPRDHIDYARQVNISELEAGETVTLVGKIKSCNCFTTQKNNKLTILELVITDQSGRIKLSRFFAGNRYSNRGWQEALKRRYESGSIVAASGLVKKNKYGLTLDNPEIEVLAHPEDTIDSLNIGRVVPVYPLTEGVPADMVRQAVTAVLPAVAQLKDPLPSVIRNQYGLIDLKDAIANIHFPSDSAAKEAARRRLVFDEFFYLQLGFLQRRQALRQVQNSAILLPAGKLIEEFEQILPFQLTNAQQRVINDILNDLQKPTPMNRLVQGDVGSGKTVVAVIAILAAIQSGYQGALMAPTEVLAEQHYRKLVSWFNLLHLPVELLTGSTKTAKRRKIHAQLETGELPLLVGTHALIQDPVNFHKLGLVVIDEQHRFGVHQRARLLSKGEQPHVLTMTATPIPRTLALTLHGDLDVSQIDELPPGRQAIHTTALTGKERNNAYDLIRREIAQGRQVYVVLPLIEESEKLDLRSAVDEHQHLSESIFPEFQVGLLHGRMSSAEKDEVINAFRDNKIQIIVSTTVIEVGVDVPNATVMMIENAERFGLSQLHQLRGRVGRGSHRSYCLLMSSSTTPDARQRLNVLEQSQDGFFIAEMDMRLRGPGEVLGTRQSGLADFALASLVEDQEVLEIARDAAEKIILRDGNLEKLPLLQTELEYRYQKLMGGAILT, from the coding sequence ATGACACAATCACCAGACTGGGTGCGATTACAAAAAGCTTTATCAGTGGAAGCTGAATATGGCTTCACTGATTTAGTAGGCAAACAATATCGCTTTAGTGAGTTTCTCTGCCTCAGCTTCGGTCAAACACCAACAGTAATAACTGCCTTGGAACGCCGCCGATGGCAAGAAATGGCTAGTCAATTTGCACGTTATCCTCAATTAACACTTTTAGAGAGACAACACCTAGTAGCAGAAGCTAGGCAATTTATCGAGCAAATCGAACAGGGAACCGCAGGCGCAGGGATGCAGGGGCGCAGAGGCGCAGGGGAGAAAATTTATAACGAACAATTAAAAACTCAGGTTAAACAGCCTCCTACAACTCCTATAGTTAAAACCAATCTAGAAGCAAATAGTGGATATTATCCTAGTCTTGACCAACCACTAACAAAAGTGGCAGAAATTGGGGTAAGAAAGGGCGGGTATCTCACAAAACTAAATTTATATACTGTTCGTGACCTACTTTTTTACTACCCACGCGACCATATTGATTATGCACGTCAGGTCAATATTTCTGAACTAGAAGCAGGCGAAACAGTCACATTGGTTGGCAAAATAAAAAGTTGCAACTGCTTCACAACTCAGAAGAATAATAAACTAACTATTCTAGAGTTAGTAATTACAGACCAAAGCGGTAGAATTAAGCTGAGTCGGTTTTTTGCAGGCAACCGTTATAGTAATCGTGGTTGGCAAGAAGCTTTAAAAAGACGCTATGAATCAGGTTCGATAGTTGCTGCATCTGGCTTAGTTAAAAAGAATAAGTATGGTTTAACTTTAGATAATCCTGAAATAGAAGTTTTAGCACATCCAGAAGATACTATTGATTCATTAAATATTGGTCGAGTAGTGCCAGTTTATCCATTGACTGAGGGCGTACCTGCTGATATGGTTCGGCAAGCTGTGACTGCGGTTTTACCAGCCGTAGCACAACTCAAAGACCCCTTACCATCGGTGATTCGTAACCAATATGGGTTAATTGATTTAAAAGATGCGATCGCAAATATTCATTTTCCTAGTGATAGTGCTGCTAAAGAAGCAGCCCGTCGTCGCTTAGTTTTTGACGAGTTTTTCTACTTACAATTAGGTTTCCTACAGCGTCGTCAGGCTTTACGCCAAGTCCAAAACAGTGCCATTCTGCTTCCTGCTGGCAAACTTATTGAAGAGTTTGAACAAATTCTTCCTTTCCAACTAACCAACGCTCAACAACGGGTAATTAACGATATCCTTAATGACTTGCAAAAACCAACACCGATGAATCGCTTAGTTCAGGGTGATGTTGGTTCTGGTAAAACAGTAGTTGCAGTAATTGCTATTTTAGCAGCGATTCAATCTGGCTACCAAGGAGCTTTGATGGCTCCCACTGAAGTACTTGCAGAACAACATTATCGCAAATTAGTAAGTTGGTTTAATCTCCTACATTTGCCCGTAGAACTGTTAACAGGATCTACTAAAACAGCTAAACGCCGCAAAATTCATGCCCAACTAGAAACAGGTGAATTACCCCTACTGGTAGGTACTCACGCTTTAATTCAAGACCCAGTAAACTTTCACAAACTCGGTTTAGTAGTAATTGATGAACAGCATCGTTTTGGAGTGCATCAACGGGCGCGCTTACTTTCTAAAGGTGAGCAACCTCATGTATTAACCATGACTGCGACACCAATTCCACGCACTCTAGCACTAACTTTACATGGAGATTTAGATGTTAGTCAGATTGATGAATTACCACCAGGAAGACAAGCAATTCATACAACTGCGCTAACAGGTAAAGAACGCAACAATGCTTATGATTTGATTCGCCGTGAAATAGCGCAAGGACGACAAGTTTATGTTGTTTTACCGTTAATTGAAGAATCAGAAAAGCTAGATTTAAGATCAGCAGTTGATGAACATCAACATCTCTCAGAAAGTATCTTTCCTGAATTTCAAGTAGGGCTTTTGCATGGTCGCATGAGTTCTGCTGAAAAAGATGAAGTAATTAATGCTTTCCGTGACAACAAAATTCAAATAATAGTTTCTACTACTGTTATTGAAGTTGGTGTAGACGTACCCAATGCAACAGTAATGATGATTGAAAATGCGGAACGTTTTGGTTTATCTCAATTGCACCAGTTACGAGGGCGCGTTGGTCGTGGTTCTCACCGTTCATACTGTTTATTAATGAGTAGCAGTACAACCCCAGATGCACGTCAACGTTTGAATGTTTTAGAACAATCGCAAGACGGCTTTTTTATTGCTGAAATGGATATGCGGTTGCGTGGCCCTGGTGAAGTTTTGGGTACTCGTCAATCTGGGTTAGCAGATTTTGCTTTAGCTAGTTTGGTGGAAGATCAAGAAGTATTAGAAATAGCAAGAGATGCAGCAGAAAAAATTATTCTGAGGGATGGAAATTTAGAAAAATTGCCCTTGTTGCAAACTGAGTTAGAGTATCGTTATCAAAAATTAATGGGTGGAGCAATTTTGACCTAA
- a CDS encoding DUF3474 domain-containing protein — MQSQLLKITDSTESLDPPFTLQQVKAAIPAYCFEPSTWKSLSYFFLDVSIIGILYAIANYLDSWFFWPIFWLMQGTMFWALFVVGHDCGHGSFSKKKWVNNLIGHLSHTPILVPFHGWRISHRTHHNNTGNIDTDESWYPVTETKYNQMVWWEKLLRFGITLLFAYPLYLFKRSPGREAASHFNPSSPLFRPSEKWDVITSTIWWTAMVVLLGFLTYQWGWMWLLKNYLVPYMIFVVWLDFVTFLHHTDPEIPWYRGKDWYFLKGALSTIDHDYGFINNIHHNIGTHVAHHIFLNMPHYHLKTATEAIKPILGDYYRKSDKSIFQAFWHSFKTCHFVADTGSKIYYQSQTKL, encoded by the coding sequence GTGCAATCTCAACTTCTTAAAATTACAGATTCAACAGAATCCTTAGATCCACCCTTTACTCTTCAGCAAGTCAAAGCGGCAATTCCCGCATATTGCTTTGAACCATCCACTTGGAAATCGCTATCATACTTTTTTCTGGATGTCTCAATTATTGGTATCCTGTATGCTATCGCCAACTACCTAGACTCTTGGTTCTTCTGGCCAATTTTTTGGTTAATGCAAGGAACCATGTTTTGGGCATTATTTGTAGTTGGACACGACTGCGGTCATGGTTCATTTTCTAAAAAGAAATGGGTTAATAATTTAATCGGGCATTTGTCCCATACACCCATACTTGTTCCTTTTCACGGTTGGCGCATTAGCCACAGAACCCACCACAACAATACAGGCAATATTGATACCGACGAAAGCTGGTATCCCGTTACAGAAACCAAGTATAACCAAATGGTTTGGTGGGAAAAGTTACTCCGCTTCGGTATAACCTTGCTATTTGCTTATCCTCTTTATCTGTTTAAACGTTCTCCTGGAAGAGAAGCTGCATCTCACTTTAACCCCAGTAGCCCTTTGTTCCGCCCCTCAGAAAAATGGGATGTCATCACCAGTACTATCTGGTGGACTGCAATGGTAGTTTTACTAGGGTTTCTCACTTACCAATGGGGCTGGATGTGGTTATTGAAGAACTACCTAGTACCCTACATGATTTTTGTAGTCTGGTTAGACTTCGTAACATTCTTACATCACACTGATCCAGAAATTCCTTGGTATCGTGGGAAAGACTGGTATTTCCTTAAAGGTGCCTTATCCACAATTGATCACGATTATGGGTTTATTAATAATATCCACCATAATATCGGCACCCATGTGGCTCATCACATTTTCCTAAATATGCCTCACTATCATCTAAAGACAGCAACAGAGGCAATCAAACCAATTTTAGGAGATTACTACCGCAAATCGGATAAGTCAATCTTCCAAGCCTTTTGGCATTCCTTCAAAACTTGCCATTTCGTAGCAGATACAGGTAGTAAAATTTACTATCAATCACAAACAAAACTGTAA
- a CDS encoding peroxiredoxin, whose protein sequence is MSRRIFIRTLLACCLALVTWFNFAPNAAALGGKLPTINKPAPEFTLPTNTGNGKVFLADYRGKWVVLYFYPKDFTSGCTIEARKFQQDLPKYINKNAQVIGVSADSVDSHAKFCDSEGLKFPLLADSDGKVSKAYGSWIGFVSMRHTFIIDPNGVLRETYTGVNPVIHSNEVLARLDELKATAS, encoded by the coding sequence ATGTCTCGCCGAATCTTTATTCGCACCCTGTTAGCTTGCTGTCTTGCCTTAGTTACCTGGTTTAACTTTGCCCCAAATGCTGCCGCGCTAGGTGGGAAACTACCTACCATCAACAAACCTGCACCAGAATTTACCCTACCGACTAATACTGGCAATGGCAAAGTTTTTCTTGCTGATTATCGGGGTAAGTGGGTTGTACTTTACTTTTATCCCAAGGATTTTACATCTGGGTGTACTATCGAAGCTCGAAAATTTCAGCAAGACTTACCTAAATACATCAATAAAAATGCTCAAGTTATTGGTGTTAGTGCTGATTCAGTAGATTCTCATGCAAAATTCTGTGATTCTGAAGGTTTAAAATTTCCCTTGTTAGCTGATAGCGATGGAAAAGTTAGCAAAGCTTATGGTTCGTGGATTGGCTTTGTTTCCATGCGTCATACTTTTATCATTGATCCCAATGGTGTTTTGCGGGAAACTTATACTGGAGTTAACCCAGTGATTCACAGTAATGAAGTTTTAGCGCGTCTAGACGAATTGAAAGCAACTGCATCATAA